In Artemia franciscana unplaced genomic scaffold, ASM3288406v1 Scaffold_1805, whole genome shotgun sequence, the sequence tatgaaaggggctgttccctccccaatgccccactctttacgctaaagtccgactctttctctcaactctactttttaaaacagtaaaaagatttagcgtaaagagcagggcgttgaggagggaacagcccctttcatataccgagtaatttctgttcgttttaagttttaatatcgctccttactttcagttaaaaaaaacttgtttttttttatttaatttctgaacgtttttaaattaaggcatgttttgattttggctctccaatgaataattaaagtgaaatttgcacatttttttatttttctggctaaatggctttcccatagtttcgatcggacgattttgaggaaaaaaaaagcagagaaggcctagttaccctccaattttttggttatttaaaaacttttaactttttacgaacgttttaattagtaaaaatatacgtaacttatgtaacgaacttctatattcgtatgttttcattacatatacgaggggattcaccccttgtcaatacctcgctctttacactaaagcttaaattttgtcccaattccttaagtcACAAAGGCCAGgtcacccctgaatcacaaaggccgtagaataaatagttgaaattaataaagttactttagagtaaagagcaaggtattaggaggaggcgaacccctcatatgcgtaataatttctgttcgatttaagttttaatgctgctccttacttccagttgaaaaaactttttcatatttattttttcattgttctttaaaaaatgctaagaaatcctgcatccccttcgtggaaattttcttcccccatgacaaattgctccatggaaagatccaacaaaattgttttcagcttcacaaacTTTGTTCAGTCgcaatttataaggtttaataatttataaatttatatggCTTAACACTCTACTCAAATAAGagtaattgcattttcagaacttaaGTCAgagaaaagaaactgataactgaaaatcaagataaaatgaggaccctctagagggaaaaggagtggaggtaggtacttcaaaattccTTCCTGAGGCATACTTTAACGTGTAGAACCATCCCttaaagttccattttcctaacctaacccctttccaatatAGCAAAAAGTAACTAAAGTACAATTTTACCAAATTGTCGAATAAATTGGTTGCCTTTGTCTGCCTTTCATTGCCATTCGTGGTTCTCTACTGATATTAGAATGACACGATATTCTTCGTTTTGGGCTCTTTAGAGGCTTTGGACCGGGCCTCGGGCATCCCAAATGGCAAGAGGCTACTGTGTTGAATATTTGCTCTAAgtttaattaatgaataaaCTATGGGATTCGAGGATGTCTTTTGAATCCCTTGAGTGTCCTTTGAATTAACAACTTCTATGTTGCATTGATATTTGTTTCCGGTTTGAGGACTATTAAATTCAATGGTTTGATTAGCTTGCTCCATAGTTGAGAGAAAATTTGAGAAACGAGATAAAGCTTTATTACTAGTAGCctaaaattaaaccaaatacCCAAATAAGAAGGTGTATCGGTAAGTTCATGGACATCTGGGGCCTCTATCTGGGAAAACATGctgtaaatatttaaaaaattatttccttaAACTACATGGTAGGGATTTAGCTTTTTATAAAGCTTTACAGAGGGTAAATCAGTAGTGGTAAACCACATATAAGGTatcattttgtttctaaagctTTACCCTACACAAAAAGCAGCCCGGCCCCTTAAACTGATTAGCTCTGTCGTATCCGTTTTCCCCAATCTTGCTGACTCTCAAGATATTTagaattttcttccaaaaatgcGTCATGAACTATCTTCACTCGTGTAAATAACTAGAGAAGGGAGCTTtcgtttcaaaattatttttccccGCGTTGAGTACCTTCCTTATTGAAACAGCTGGGGCTTAATAACTGTCTGAGCTCGGAGcacatttttcagtttcattcGCTATCCGTCGGACCCTTTACGAATATCAGGCAGCATGGGTGTTAGAACATTTCttaaaaactttctatttgGGAACCCTTTAGAGCAGTTGAAGGTGTTTTTAGCGTCCTATAATtcttttatggtttttggtAAAAAGAAATGCTTTAAATTGCAGtttaatttttagcaaaaacgCTGCAATTGGATGACAAATTAGACCTTGCAAGTCATTTGATCAAACCAGTCCAGAGAATGGGAAAATACGCATTACTATTGGCTCAGTTAATAAAACTCTCTTCAAAAGCCACTCGTAAGGACTTCGTAAGGTCATTCGTAAAGCTGGAATGTGTTAAAACGCACGAAGTTGATGATCTGATTGCAACTGAAAGAATTATAAAATTCCATCTAAGACATGGCAATGATCTCCTCCCCGTGGACTGTATTCGAGAAAGtgatgtaagtttcattttcttcctcttttttcattaactttTGAGTGATTTTTCGATACACTTCTAAGTGTTTAGGTTTTATACTCATAGCAGTCATTGACAAATATTAACGTACTTGAGTTGAAAATTCTGTTGGTGAGTGAACGTAAAGAGAGATAAAATGTTCCGtctctagtttgaattaaataaaacaaacaagttttttaaactgcaagtaggAACGAGGAACGAgtaggaacgacattaaaacgtaaaccaaacagaaattattccgtatatgaaaggggttgctcctCAActcctcgttctttacgctaaagtttgactctttctcactactcttctttttaaaacaatacaaaactttagcgtaaagagcgaggtgttgaggaggggacaaacctttttatatacggaataatttctgctagttttaagttttactgtcgctcctttcttgcagttaaaaaatcttttttttatttaatttctgaaaacttttgaattaatgcatgttttgaatgaataattaaaacaaaatctacattttttttttgctaaatgactttcttatagtttttactgggcagttttgagaaaaaatggagcGGTGGAGTAGTCCTAGATagcctccgattttttggttacttaaaaaggcaactagaacttttaatttaacaaacgtttttattagtaaaaatatacgtacttacgtaacgaacttctaaattcgtatgtttttattacgtttattgccccctcgtcaatacctcgctctttacactaaagcttaaattttgtcccaattccttgagaatgacccctgaatcacaaaggccatagaacaAATAGtcgtaattaataaaattagtttagcgtaaacagcaaggtattaggaggagatacACCCTACgcataatagtttctgttcgttttaagttttaattcttctccttactttcagttgaaataatgttttcatatttattttttcatcgctctttaaaaaaattcaaaagaaatccTGAACACCTTCGtggaaattcccttcccccatgacaatttCATCCTTGTAAAGTTCCCCCGAATAACACCCTCATTTCAACCCCTCccgtcaacaaaaaaaaatccccctgaagtgcctgtttacttcccaattaccattacaatttgtaaacactggtcaaagtttgaaacttgcagcccctcccacggggactgtgggggagtaagttttccccaaagacatagtttttagctTCTATATgttcaataaaatggctatctaagaatttttatctggtgacttttgggaaaaaattagcgtgggaggaggcctaggtgccctccaattttttggtgactttaaaagggcattagaagttttaatttccgttagaacgagacctcccgtgacattctaggaccactgggtcgaaacgctcacccctgggaaacaaaaaacaaataaacatccgtgatctatcttgtggcaaaaaatacaaaattccacatttttgtagataggagcatgaaacttttaccgtagggttctctgatacgttgaatctgatggtgtgattttcgttaagattctattactctTAAGAGGtgttttttcatgattttctaaaataaggcatattttctcaggctcttaacttttgatgggtaagactaagcttgatgaaaattatacattaaaaattagcattaaaatacaatccttttgatgtaactatggGTATCAAAAATTCagtagtttcggttactactgaacCCGGtcacttcttactacagttcgttacgacgaactgtttgactaatcTCAGTCAGCACAATGACTTAGTCTTGCTAACATCTGGATTAAACCTCAGAGGcggtttaaaaaacaaaacacaagatCAACATTATGTATTTTGCCACCACTAACTTAACACTCATCTCCTTCCTTAACACACCTCAATAAAAATGAACCACTAAATGTAATGGTATAATTCCAATTTAATCTATTAACAATGTattctattaatttaattattaaaatcagaTTTAGAAATCAATTACTGTAttacttttaatgaaaactaataATTCTTTCTTTTATGTCTAAAAGTTGTTTagtttgaaatgaaaattattcaagattttaaaaCTGCCAATGTCACTGTATGCCAGGGCTGCATTCAGggtttctttgctttttttggggggggagggatggaacaaaaaaaatttaaaaatgcatcaataatttgtatatatttatttttgttacgtttttttttggcGAGTAAGGCAAAGATTTCGGGGAGAGGGATTCAAACCCCTCTACCCCCCTGGATATTGCCTTGCTGCATGCTAATACCTAAGAAAAGTGTCCATTGCGATTTGAGACCGATTGAGATAACCCTTAGTGAGTTCTTTCGGCAGATTTCTTCCTTCTTGCATTAAATAGATATTTCGTATTGACAAAAAAGTAATGCGAACCAAtggttatattttgaatatgtcAAAGGTAGTTTATAATTTATTGATAGTTATCATATTATCGATATCGATATCGATAGTTATCGATAGTTATCAGACATGAGATAGTCAAATTTTAGTAAAGcatgtattttaaaaactaaaaaacggtcTCTTAATACGAAACTTCCTTATATTTGAACATTTCCAAGAGAAATAttagtattttaacttaaaaaggctaTTTTTTTTGTTCCGAAGCAGTGCTGTTACCCTAAATAAACTGTAATATTAGGTTTGtatgtaagttttatttaaaactattttgaattaCGTTTAAAAAGTAGACAATTTCCTGGTTCTTGAGCAGCAAATTAGTTGTGTCTATTTTTTTGAAGGTCAACTTAAAAGAGCAAGGTCGCTTATTGCGCCAAGATGAATTCACCGTCTAccaagaaaaaacgaaaaagattaGATACGTTTTTCTGTTTGAAGATCTAATCTTATTCAGCAAAGCTAAAGGAGATCCAGAACGGAaggtaaaattattatttgtacTTTCGTTGCATTactgaattatattattttcaatttgtttttcctttgttCAAATTCTAGTTTTGTTGACTTTCATATTTCCTTAAACTTCTATAGGTCTAAAAAAAGTTAAGATCAGTAAAAggcaaacagtaaaaaagaaaaggtaaaggatacggaattagactttacagtccgtaccggcggtgctgatctccgtttcttggcccttcagccagaaagtgcaatggggggttgggggccagccatcctgtgctttcgcacaccctttctgtttaccttccccagatttctccaggtacccatttagagctgggtcgactctggctaagcttacagagtcacgctactgacccccgtcccaaaacgaagaattgggtacactgggataaACAGTAGGAGTAGATATAGCGTTACACAGAAGAAAATCATGTAGGCCTTTTTGgcttaaaaagaagaatatgtTCAAAGTAAAGTGTGATCATCACACTAGTCCAAGATTTGAACCTAATCCGATTTTCGACACCTCAAACATTCCTGCGAAGATTGGAAAAATACAGCCTGCAATCGGCATGGCTGATAAACTTGAAACAACTGTAGAGAACAACTGTATTGGTCATTTGGAAAGCAGAAAATGGAATTATTTTCAGATTCAAATCGTGAAATACAAGTTATTTATCCAAAACTGTATATTTTAATGTGATCAATGGAAAGGTAAAACACATTGGGATGTAAAATATGAGATCTCGAAATTTAAGGATTTTAGGAGTTTGAGACACTCATTTTTCGATTCCAATGAaaaccatgttttttttctacctCAGAATTTTTTACAAGTATTTCAAATAATCAACAGCAGCATTATCGATCTAATgcaaagagaaaattttcaagtgCACTTgtattaattacttaaaaatttaatatttaattgtttAGTATGCTGATTTAACGAATGAGTATGGAAAAACCCTAAGCATAGGGACATTGAATATGAAAATATGAAGTTCAAGTTTCGTTAATTTTAAGATGACGATTCTTTTAATTTGACGAGGATCAAGTCATAAATTTGAGCTTATGGgcctaaattttggaatattttgtcTCCACAattgaacattttatacaaaatcaaaatcaataaattaacaaaagctaaaaaaaatcgaaactttaaaaaattccttttttttcggtTCTAATAATACTTATTTGTTTTGGTAAGGAGCATGTCATGGTTATCACGTGCATTTGTACGTGACTTTTTTGGCAAAGGTTGAAAAAGAGCTCATAATGACATGCAGTCTTTTAAGTCAtattaaatcataaaaaaatagcatttttcCGAATAAAACTTAGTGAAAGAATACAGTCAAAAGAAGTTTTCACATTTCTCCTTTAAATTTCCGAAATATTTCACCTGTTTTGTACATGAGTTTATGATGATCAATATATACCCTTCTCCTGAAAACTTGACTAATACTGTATCTCGCTGTTTATAATAAAGGAAGAGTAAATTTCATCCTTCTAATAAAAACGACCAGGCTATAAAGCTTGTAATTTGATGAACACATAGGCATGCATTTTGTCTCTTAAGAAATTCAATTCATCATTTGATATTCTATTCTTCTTTAAATTAATGTCAACAATGGTTGGTTTAAAGATCTGATATGTTTTTTCTTGCGTAGGAAAAATGACAACAAGtagaaaattattgaaaagatttttgtgatttttgtttaataaagcGCACAATTAGTTTTGTTATGTCAGATTTTGACGATATAAAACGACTACTAACAGCTCATCGCAGCACAAAGTCACCTGGGGCTAACAGCGCACAAAGTTTTGTGAGTTTCTTGGCTgtgctttttttcaaacaggGTGTCAGTGAGTTGTCTCCATTCGCTGCGTGCATCTTCTCCTACTCTGGGATGAGACTCGTCTGGAGGGCTCTTTTATCATGTTTTTACGAACACCGTTTTTGGTGTTCCTCGGTAGCAGGTGCCTTCCGGTTGCCATTGGAGGTATATTTTAGGGAGTCTGGTGTTCGGAGGCTGGTGTCCTGGTGTTTGGAGGATATCTTCGAGGTATCGCCATTTTCAAGCAATTAAAGGTATTACTTAACGGTTTATTTAAAGCAGTTAGAAAAAAGCAACAACCACCGGATGTTATTGAGAAACCACTATTGAGGCTACCCATCCGCTCGAAATTTACCTGGTATCTATGTCGATCTcagaagagacaaaaaaaagaggaattattgaaaagtaaaataataattagatatgataaaatttaaatgataaaaataaaaatatcacaaaagaaaataagcgGTTAATCTTTCCCAAACTTAATGTAGTTTTTTGACTCCTAGGTTCAACACTCGAGGAAAAGGTCTTGTTACAAGTAGGTTAAGCCAGAGTTTCAATAATTTCTCGGCGTGGCTTTACCCATAGCCTTGTTACAAGTTTGACAGTGTACGGGtgtctataaaagaaaaaaatacagattttaTTACTGGAATGttaaagattgtccttttcagccaaccatctagggctaaacaaaaagcaagtCATCCTGAATGGAGTGGAAAGAGTTCGTAAGAtgggatttaaaggaaatccgTACTGattgggaggttgtaaagaggaaatttttaatatactaGGATAAATGAGGAACGTTCagagctgtgttagcctcaggtggttgggtgctgctgtgagttgtTTGTAacagcagtagtggtagtagtgaaATTGTAAAAGACAtgcattttgtttcttttttcatataaaaCTTGTTCTGTCTGATGATTTGTTTTTCAGAATCTAGAAAGCTATGCATATAAGAACAGTTACAAAATGTCAGAAAAAGGCATCACTGTGCGGCCCGATGGACCTCCTAATAGCTTTGAAATTGGGTTCCGAAAACAAAATCCTCAGAATACCCGTACCTTCTTGAAGCTTCCTCTACGGAAACCCGAGATTCATGGGTAGAAGAAATTTCACGATTATTGTGGAAACAGTACAATCGATATAGAGGTATGCATATTTTTACTGCCTGAATAGTTTTGATTATGTGGCCATCTGAAATCAAGGAACCTTTCCTTCGTTGGTTTAGATGTTTTGTCGGTTGCCACCATCAACAGATTTTTGTGTGTGCTGTAAATACAATATTTATCACCATTTATTACCCCACCTCGCAACTTCAACCTAAGATTTATAAAATGTTCTATATAGTGTGGAGACATTTTTTGTTTCCCTTATGCTTGTGAACGACTAAGAAAAATGCCAAATTATCTggaaaattagcaaaatatgACTAAAGATATCTCTGAACAATGATAAGAAAAGACTCAGTAGTGGAAATTGAGTCTTTATAAATACAATAAGTGGAATGTGACTACtattaacttgaaaaaaaaatacttgttttgaCAGCTATAGCCTATATAGTAAAAATCATGATagtaatgtttatattttaaagtgTTTAGGGTACTTATATTGTTTGCTCACCTGGAGTCCCCTATACaggagggaggggggagttAATGGAATCTAGGAACTGCGCCCCCTCTCAAATATTCGGTTTTTACcctattttccttcttttttgtaagtataatttctgtttctcaACACTTCTTAAATATGGAAACAAACAATTTAATTTGCCTTGTACCTTTCAGAGACCACAAAGGCTGAGACGGCAGAAATGGAAATTGGAAACAGGCCAGGGTTAGCTATTTCTCCACCTGAGGACCAAATTAGCGACTGATTCACGCCATCTTGCTAAAAGTAAGACATCAATTGATAGTTTCGTAGTTTCGCAGTGtttctgatttttcatttaaagattaaaacaaTCTCAAAAGATATCTCATAAGTCGACtccaaaagcaaaatattttttatcaacAAGGCAAATAATGTTCacttattgtttgaaaatttcttttgtataataaagcagatttatttaatttcctcaTTTTATCTAAATATCTAATGTGATACATTTTAATACTTGtaatatatctatttatttaagtatttatttctaacccgtcAAACAATGCAAAATAGGAACACGAAGATGGAGTACACAATAGAGAAAACGACAAAAAagggaataagaaaaaaacatcacaATTAAAAGACGGAGTATACAATAGAGAAAACGATCTATgcaaagtttttgaattttcttcaagCATCTCATGAAGTCGGGATTTCTTTTAGCAAAATAATATAGCTTTTTGCTTAAAAGGGGCTATATTAATAGtcgtaaataaaacaaatcttgaTCTGATTTTTTGATGCTTTGTGCAAgacaaattgtatttatttatgaattttCTGATTCACTTC encodes:
- the LOC136042701 gene encoding puratrophin-1-like, with amino-acid sequence MGKYALLLAQLIKLSSKATRKDFVRSFVKLECVKTHEVDDLIATERIIKFHLRHGNDLLPVDCIRESDVNLKEQGRLLRQDEFTVYQEKTKKIRYVFLFEDLILFSKAKGDPERKNLESYAYKNSYKMSEKGITVRPDGPPNSFEIGFRKQNPQNTRTFLKLPLRKPEIHG